The genomic segment GGTGCCGATCCGCGTGTCCTCGGCAATGTCGCCCGGCGATACGCCGAGAGCGCTCGCCAGAACCGCGCGGGCCTCCTCCATCGCCGTCATGTCGCCCGCCCCGCTTTCCGCATTTGCCGCCACTCCTCGCGCAACAGTCCGAACTGGCACTGGTCGAGGCGCTTCCCGCCCTTCGCGGACCGGCACTGGCCGCGCAACACGCCCTCCAGCCGCCAGCCCTGTGCCTTGTAGTTGAAGACGGCGGGAAAATTGCGCGCCAGCGGCATGCCGATCGCCTTCTCCACACCCTCCTTGTCGAAGAAATGGTCGAGCAGCGCCGCCCGCGTCTCCAGAACCACCTTCTCGCCCCAATAGTCCTTGTCGCCGATGATCACGTTGAAGGTGGCAGTGCGCTGCTTCTCGCTCCTGGTGATGGCGTAGAAGCCGATATGGAGGTCGTTGCGCTTGTCGAAGACGCCGACGAGGACGCGCCGCGACTGGTCGAAGCTTCCGATATAGTTCTGAAGCTCCTTGAGCGTCATCTTCGCCGGTTTGGTGTTGACCGGCTCCATGACCTCCGGGTCCGCCGCCCAGCCGATCCAGCGCTCGGAGGCGTCGCCGGGCTTGAGCGTGCGGATCACGAAGCGCTCCGTGGAGAGCCGGATGAGTTTCGGCATGTTCAGGCGCATGGCGTCTCCGTGAGGCTCTTGCGCACCATGTCCCGGCTGACCTTGCCGCGCGATGTCTTGGGGATCTCGTCGACAATGAACCAGCGCTCCGGCACGGCCTCGCGGCGCAGGCGCTCAAGGCACCATTCCCGCAAGCTCTCCGCGGTCTCCCCCGCCCCGTCGGCGAGCCTGACGGCAGCCGCCACGATCTCGCCGGAAACCGCGTCGGGCAGGCCGAAGGCACAGGCCTCCGCCACAGAGCCATGACGCTCCAGCAGGCCGTCGATCTCGGCGGGCTGAACCTTGAAGCCGGCGCGATTGATCTCGTCCTTGATGCGGCCGGAAAGCCGGATTCGCCCCGCCTCGTCCACCGTGCCCCGGTCGCCGGTCCGGTACCAGCCGTCGCAGAGAACGGCCCCGGTGAGGTCCGGCCGGTCGAGATAACCGGACATGAGCGAGGGCGTCTGGACGGCGATTTCGCCCTCGCCCTCAAGATGCAGACGCCCGTCATCCCCGACGACGGCCGCCGCCCCGCCCCAGGGCCTGCCGATGAGCCCGTCCTCCATGGCGTCCCTGGAGGAGGCGCCGCCGATCCAGTTGGCGGTCTCGGTGATCCCGTAGCAATTGACCACCTCCGCGCCCGACCAGTCCGCAATCTTCGACCAAAGCTCCGTCGTCAGCGGCGCGGAGCCGACATGGACGCGCATGAGCGTGCCGTGTTCCGGGGGCTTTGCGAGCTTGAGCGCCATGCGCCACAAGGTCGGAACGGAGCTGAAGAAACCGATCCGGTGGTCGTCCACGACACGGCCGAGCGTGGAGGCAAGCGCAAGCCCCGTCTGGGGAATATGGAGCCGGCCTCCGGCGAACAGCGCGGTCAGCGAATTGCCGATCAGGCCATGGCCGAAATGGACCGGCAGTGTGAGAAGCGTGCGTGCGAGCGCCGCCTCGCCGATATGGGCGATATTGAGGGAAAGGCGCGCGAGGATCGCCCGGAAGCTCAGAACCACGCCCTTCGGCGCGCCGGTCGTGCCGGAGGTGAAGAGGATGAGGGCCGGGTCGTCGAGCCCGGCACCGGCACCCTCCGGCATCGTTGCGCCAGCGTCCGGGGTCTCCCCGTCGAGCGCGAAGACCGGTACGGGCCAGCCCTCCTGCGGTCCGCCCTCGCCGGTCAGCACGGCGGCAGCGCCCGCGAACCGGGCTATCGTCTCTCGTTCGGCCGGCGTCAGCCCCGGATCGAGGCAGGCCGCGGTGCCCCCGAGCGACCAGACGGCGAACAGATCGGCGAAGAAGCCGGGCGAGGCCGGGCGCGCGATGGCGACCACGGAGCGCGCGCCGATGCCGGCCTTCTCCAGGCGACGGGCGCGTGCGGTCACCTGGCGGACGAGATCGTCCGCCGACCAGACCTCGCCCGTCTGCAGATGATGGATACTCCCCAGTCTCTCGAGCGGCAATCGCATGAATCGGCTTCCGTCTGGCACGACAGGATAGCAATCCCCGATGGCTTTCCAACAGCAAAGGCCACCGGTCGCCGGACGGTCCCACGCCCCGTGGCACGCCGGGGCCGCTCGCGCCAGCACAGCGGAGTTCAGGGACGCATCCAGGCCGCAGAACGAAGAAAAAGCGGCCTCCGCCCGGACGCGGAGGCCGCCTTGTGTTCATGCCGCAATGGCATAGGAGCCGGTCAGAACAGGTAGTTCACGCCGACGCGGAAAGTGTGGGTCTTCAGCTTGAAGTCGTCGCTGGTCTCTGGCAGTTCCTGCCCCCCGCCATAGAAGCTGAAGCCTTCCTTGCCGAAATCGGCATAGAGATATTCCGCCTTGAGCGTGATGTGATCGGTCACGGCATGCTCCACGCCGCCGCCGACCGTCCAGCCGAAATAGGAGTTCGAGTCCTTGTCCCCGAAGCCCGCACTATCCAGCTTGAGCTCCAGATCGGTGAAGGCCATGCCGCCCGTGGCGTAGAAGAGCGTGCGGTCCATCGCCCAGCCGACGCGCGCGCGGATCGTGGCCATCCAGTCGATCTGGGCCTCGGCCCGGCTCGGACCGAAGACGAAGGGATAGGCCGTGTCGTCGACATCGCCGAGGCTGAAATCGCCCTCGACGCCGAGAACGATGCTGTCGATCTGGTAGTTGTAGCCGGCCTGGATGCCGCCCATGAACCCGTTCGGATCGAGAACGGTCTCGTTATTGCTGAAATCGCTTTTCTGGCCGAAGAAGGGATCGCCATCGATGTCGCCATCGACCATGCCGGCATGGACACCGCCATAGAAGCCCGTCCAGCTCCACATGGGCGGCGGGGGCGGCGGCGGAACGTACAGATCGGCCGCCTGCGCGGCCGGGGCACCGCCCGCCCCTGCAGCAAGGGCCAGCCCGAGGCCCGCAGCAGCAACACCAGCCATCAAGGTCGTCTTCATGATATCCCCTATTCCTGCTCTCTCTCCACGGAACATGACCATATTTACTATCTCATGGAACGTAGCGGCGAAATCGTCTTCGGCATCCCCGCCGCGTTATTATGCGGTCGTGTCACAATCATGCCACAGAGAGGCCTTGCCTCTGTCAGAACAGCCAGTTCACGCCGACGCGGAAGGTGTGGGTCGTGAGTTTCACGTCGCCTTCGACATCGACAAACTGGGTATCGGAGAATGAGTAGGATTCCTTGCCGAAATCGGCATAGAGATACTCCGCCTTCAGGCTGATCGAATCGCTGACCGCGTGCTCCACGCCGCCGCCGACCGTCCAGCCGAAATAGGAGTTCTTGTCGGAATCGTTGAAGCCGGCGAGATCGTCGTCGACCTTGATCTTCAGGTCGGTGAAGGCCATGCCGCCCGTCGCATAGAAGAGCGTGCGATCCCAGGCCCAGCCGACGCGGGCGCGGATCGTCGCCATCCAGTCGATCTGGGACTCGATACGGCCCGATGGGCTGAACAGCGAGGGATAGATCACGTCGTCGACGTCGCCGAAGCTGATATCGCCCTCCACGCCCAGCACGATGCTGTCGAACTGGAAGTTATAGCCCGCCTGCAAGCCGCCCATGATCCCGTTCGGGTCCATGGAATCGGCGGGAATGGTAGCTGCTGCCGTGTCGAGATTGTCGTCGATATCACCGTCGATCGCGCCGACATGGAGGCCGGCATAGGGGCCGGTCCAGGACCAGACCGGGGCCGGCGGGGGCGGCACATAGGCGGGAAGATCCGCCGCGGATGCGCGCGGAACCGCCACCCCCCGACCGCCAGGCAAAGGCCGAGCGCAGCCGTGGCCACGCCTGTCGTCAGTATTCGTTTCATCACTCAATTCCCCTTTTTTGGCTCTCCCCCCGGCGGCGCGAGGCCGTCAGAACAGCCAGTTCACGCCGACGCGGAAGGTGTGGGTCGTGAGTTTCACGTCGCCTTCGACATCGGGAAACTGGGTATCGGAGAACGAGTAGGATTCCTTGCCGAAATCGGCATAGAGATACTCCGCCTTCAGGCTGATCGAATCGCTGACCGCGTGCTCCACGCCGCCGCCGACGGTCCAGCCGAAATAGGAGTTCTTGTCGGAATCGTTGAAGCCGGCGAGATCGTCGTCGACCTTGATCTTCAGGTCGGTGAAGGCCATGCCGCCCGTCGCATAGAAGAGCGTGCGGTCCCAGGCCCAGCCGACGCGGGCGCGGATCGTCGCCATCCAGTCGATCTGGGACTCGATACGGGCCGACGGGCCGAACAGCGCGGGATAGATCACGTCGTCGACGTCGCCGAAGCTGATATCGCCCTCGACGCCCAGCACGATGCTGTCGAACTGGAAGTTATAGCCCGCCTGCAAGCCGCCCATGATCCCGTTCGGGTCCATGGAGTCGGCACCGGTTTCGATCACTTCATCTATCTCTACGATAGAAAGATCGTCATCGATATCGCCGTCGATCGCGCCGACATGGAGGCCGGCATAGGGGCCGGTCCAGGACCAGACCGGGGCCGGCGGGGGCGGCACATAGGCGGGAAGATCCGCCGCGGATGCGCGCGGAACCGCCACACCCCCGACCGCAAGGCAAAGGCCGAGCGCAGCCGTGGCCGCGCCTGTCGTCAATACTCGCTTCATCACTCAACTCCCCCTTCTGGCCCCCCGCCCCGGCGGCACGATGCCGTCAGAACAGCCAGTTCACCCCGACGCGGAACGTATGGGTCTGAAGATCGGCCCTGCCTCTCTCGTCCTCGCCGCCCAGGGTGAAGGTTTCCTTGTTGAAATCGGCGTAGAGATATTCCGCCTTGAAGCTCAGATAATCGGTGAAGGCGTGCTCCACGCCGCCGCCGACCGTCCAGCCGAACATGGTCTGGGTATCCTTGTCGGTGAACGGCCCTTCCGACGCCTTCAGCTCCATGTCGGCAAAGGCCGCACCGCCCGTCGCATAGAAGAGCGTGCGGTCCATCGCCCAGCCGACGCGGCCGCGAATCGTCGCCATCCAGTCGATCTGCGTCTCGAAGCGGAAGTCCGCCGGATAGGCGACATCGTCGACATCGCCGAAGCTGAAATCGCCCTCGACGCCCAGCACGATGCTGTCGAACTGGAAATTGTAGCCCGCCTGCACGCCGCCCACGATGCCGTTGGGATCGAGCTTGAGCTCGAAATCTTCCGGGTCCTCCTCGCCGCGCGCGGAGATATCCCCGTCGACCGCGCCGACATGGAGGCCGAGATAGGGCCCCGCCCACGACCAGACCGGGGCCGGCGGCGGAGGCACATAGACGGGAAGGTCGGCAGCCTCGGCGCTCGTGTGCGCCATGCCGGCCAGCAGGCACAGCCCGAATGCGGCCGCTGCCGATTTGCAAGTCAGGGATGGGGTCATTGGCTCCCCCCAAAGCATACGTCCCGGAACGCTTCGCCGCCCCGCGCGGCCGAAATCCCAAGGCCGGGAACTACTCAAACGTATAACAGCTCAGATCATGCCGGAAGCGGTCTTCGCGAAATACCAAACATTTCGAATATAGCTGTTGCTCAAACGATACATAATATTTTCAGAATCGAATTTGTTCGTTTTTAATTATCAGCAAGACAATCGAATTTCGCCCGTCTGAATCAATCGGCTGGGTCAGGTTCGTTTCTGCTGGACCGTTTTGTCGGGCAGTCGCCTCAATGTCCGCCGCCGCCGGCGGGCATGGCGCGGGGCCTGCGCATCAGCGGGGTCACGGCGACGAGCAGGAAGAAGAGCACGGTGAGGACCACGAACACGTCGGCGAAGGCCATGACGGTCGCCTGCTGGCGCACGATGAGGGAGAGCTGCTTGAGGGCCGCCTGGTGGGCGTCCGATCCGAGGCTGGAGAAGCCTTCGGTCAGCTTGGCGAGCGCCTGCTCGGCCTCTGGCCGGCCCCATGCCACGCTGTCGCGCAGGCGGGCGAGATGCAGGTCCGTGCGGTCGTTGAGGATGGTGTTGATGATGGCGAGCCCGACGGCCCCGCCGAGATTGCGCGTGACGTTGAACAGCCCGGACGCGTTCTTGATGGTCTCCGGCGGCAGCGTGCCGAGCGAGAGATTGGTGATCGGCACCATGGCCAGCATGAGCGACACGCCGCGCAGCACCTGCGGCATGAACAGTTCCCAGAAATCCCAGTCCGCGGTGATGTTGGAGGCCTGCCAGGTGCCGAGCCCGAAGCCGAGAAAGCCGATGGCGATCATGAGGCGCGGGTCGAGGCGCGCCGACAGGCGCCCGGCAATGGGCGCGGTCAGGAACATGCACACGCCGGTGACGAACATGGTCTCGCCGATCATCAACGCAGAGTAGTCGCGCACGCGCGCCAGATAGATCGGATAGAGATAGGTCAGCCCGTAGAGCCCGATCCCCATCACGAAGCTGAGCACCGCCCCGGTCCCGAAATTGATATTTGCGAAGGCCCGGAGATCGACCACCGGCTCGCGTGCGCTGAACGCCCGCCAGAAGAAGACGATGGCCGAGACCGCCGAAACCGCCGTGAACAGCGCGATCCAGTGATCGTCGAACCAGTCGTTGGTCGGCCCCTCCTCCAGTACGAATTCGAGACTGCCGAGGAAGCCCGCCATGGAGACGAGCCCGAGCCAGTCGAAGCGCTCCAGAAGCGACAGCTCCGGCTCGTCGAAATCGACCAGCAGCGCGGTCGCCGCCGTCACGAGGATGCCCGGCACGATATTGACCAGGAACAGCCAGTGCCAGGAGAAGAGCTCCGTCAGATAGCCGCCGACCGTCGGCCCGATGGTCGGCGCGAGCGTGGCGACCAGCCCGATGATCGGCGAGACGAGGGATTGCCTGCTGCGGGGAAAGACGGAATAGGCGGAGGCGAAGACCGTCGGGATCATGCCGCCGCCGATGAAGCCCTGAAGCGCGCGGTAGACGATCATCTGGTCGATCGAATTGGCGGTCGCGCACAGGAAGCTCATGGCCGTGAAGCCGGCGCAGGAGGCCACGAACAGCCAGCGCGTCGACAACGCCCGCGACAGGAAGCCGGAGAGCGGGATCATGATCACCTCGGCGATCAGATAGCTCGTCTGGACCCACGAGATCTCGTCCGCGCTCGCCGAAAGCCCCGCCTGGATCTCCGACAGGGAGGCCGACACGATCTGGATGTCCAGGATGGCCATGAACATCCCGAACACCATGCAGATGAAGGCCGCCATCTTGCGCGGATCGATGGCATCGTCTTCCGCGGCCTCTGCGGGGGCCGTCGTGCTCATGGGGGCGCTCCGTGCTCTCGCCGGCGCCGGTCAGCGGGATCCGGCCAGCCGGGTCCGGTCCTCCCCGGACGCCGTGGCGGTGCCCGCACCGGTGCGGGTGTCGACGGTCACGACGACGGACATTCCGGGCCTGAGCACATGGTCGCGCAGCGCGGTGCCGTCGAGACGGATGCGCACCGGCAGGCGCTGGACGATCTTGGTGAAGTTGCCGGTGGCGTTCTCCGGCGGCAGCAGGCTGAACAGCGCACCCGACGCCGGCGAGATGCTCTTCACCTCGCCCTCGAAGGTCCTGTCGGGATAGGCATCGACCGAAATCTCGGCGATCTGGCCGGCATGCATGCTCTCAAGCTGGGTTTCCTTGAAGTTCGCGTCGATATAGACATCGTCGAGCGGCACGACGGCGACCAGGCGGTCGCCGGGCTGGACGAGCCGGCCCACCTCGACCGACTTGTTGCCGATCACCCCGTCGACGGGCGCGCGCACCACCGTGAAGGACAGGTCGCGCTCGGCCTGGGCCAGAGCCGTCTTCAATCCCTGCAGCGACTGTTCGGCCTCGACCTTCTGGGCCTTCAGCACGGCGATCTCCGCCTTCGCGGAGGCGAGCTGCGCCTGCGCCGCCTTCAGTGCCGCAACGGCCTTGTCGTGGCCGGCGCGCGCATTGTCGAGCTTCTGGCGGCTCGCGAAATCGCTCTTGACCAGCTTCGTCTGCCGGTCGAGTTCCAGGCTGGTCTGCTGAACATCGGCCTTGGCGCCGGCGATCTCGGCCTGTGCCTGGTCGACCGCGGCCCCGGCCGCCTTGGCCTGGACGGCAATGCGCGAGACGGTCGCCTGCTGTGCCGCGATCCTGTCCTTTGCCTGCTGGACGGCGAGCCTGTAATCGCCATCGTCGACCCGCGCGATCACGTCGCCCTTGGAGACCGGCTGGTTCTCGTCGACATCGACCTCGGCCACATAGCCGGACACCTTGGAGGCGACCACCGTCACATCCGCGCCGACATAGGCATCGTCTGTGGAGACCTCGAAGCGGCCGACGGTCCACCAGTGATAGCCTTCATAGCCGCCACCCGCCAGCGCGAGGAGCGCGATGGCCAGCAGGACGAAACGCTTGCGCCCGGCCTTGCGCGGCGAGGCCGGCGGCGGTGTCTCGCCGGCAGCCGCGCCATCCTCCGGCGCGGCGGCGGGCGGGCGTGCCGCCGGCGGACCGTCCGACTTCAGGGCCTGTTGCTGTGCGGGCGATGCCGCGCCGTTGCGCGCCTTGTGCGACACCCCGTCGGCCCCGGTCAGGTCATTCGGCGGTGTCGGCGGGCTGTCCGTGTCGGCGGAGACGGTCTCACTGGTGCGGTCCATGAGCGCAGGCTTCCCGGAATTCTTTGACTGAACGGTTCGGTCAAGGTAAGACGTCTTAGCATTGACCGAACCGTTCGGTCAATGCATCATGACCGCAATATCGTATCGCGATATCGCATTGCAAGATCGAGGCAACGGACAGGACGATGAGCGACCCCACCCCGAGACCGGACACCGCAACCGCGGACCGGCAGACCCGCGAGCCCCCCAAGAAGCTGGAGATCCTCAATGGTGCGCGCCGCGTCTTCAGGGCCGAGGGCTTCGCCGGCGCCAGCATGGGGCAGATCGCGCAGGCCGCCGGCGTCTCCAAGGGCACGCTCTATGTCTATTTCGACAGCAAGGAGGACCTGTTCCGCGAGCTCGTCGTCGCGGACAAGCGCGACACCGCCGAACGGCTCTCCCACCTCGAAGAGGATGGCATCGACGTCGACCGGGCCCTCCAGCGCTTCGGCGAGAGTTTCGTCGCCATGCTGACCGCGCCGGAGCACATCGCCCTCATTCGCATGGTGATCGGGGCCGCCGACAAGCTGCCCGACGCGGGCCGCGCCTTCTATGAGGTCGGGCCGGCCTATGGCATCAAGCGGCTGGCGGCCTATCTGGAGCGCCAGGTCGAGGCCGGAAAGCTCGCAATCGACGAGGACATGGAGCGGGCCGCCGCGCAATTCCTCAATCTGTGCCAGGGCGATCTCGCCAAGTCGCGCCTCTTCTGCGGCGGAGAGCAGCCCGGTCCGGAGGAGATCAAGGCCACGGTGGAGAGCGCCGTCAGGCTCTTCATGCGCGCCTATCAGCCCAGGAACACGCGGGCGGAGGGGTAACGGGTCCGCGGCGGCATCCGGGTCGCCAGAAAGAAGCCGAGCGTCAGCGGACCGACACGGCCGATGAACATGACGGCGACGATCACGGCGCGGCCAAGCTCGTCGAGATCGCCGGTCGCCCCCCTCGACAGGCCGACCGTCCCGAAGGCCGACGTCACCTCGAAGGCGAGCGCCAGGAAATCGCCGTCATGGGTGCCCGTGACGAGGAAGAGCGCCGCCATGACCACCAGCAGGCTCACCATGGCGAGCGCCAGCACCTTCAGCACCTCCTCCAGCCCGATGCTGCGTCCGAAGGCCCTCAGCGCGGAGCGGCGCTTGAAGAACGCGACGGTCGCCAGGATGAGCACGATGAAGGTCGTGACCTTGATGCCGCCCGCCGTGGAGGTACTGCCCCCGCCGATCACCATGAGCAGCATGAACATCAGCGCCGTCGGGTCGTGAAGCCCCGCAATATCGACGGTATTGAAGCCCGCCGTGCGGGTCGTCACGGCCTGGAACCAGCTCGCCATGAGCCTCTCCGGCACGCCGGGCAGCGCGCCGAGCGTTTGCGGATTGGTCCATTCGAGCACGGCGAAGGCCGCAAAGGCCCATACGATCAGGCCCGCCGTGCCCACGAGCATCAGCTTGCTGTGGAGCGACAGGGCTCGCCAGCCACGCATCTTGCGCAGGTCCGACAAGACGGAAAAGCCGATGCCGCCGATCACGATGAGCGCCGGAACGGTGAGATTGACCAGCGGATTGCCCGCCCAGCGCGTCATGCTGTCCGGAAACAGCGCGAACCCCGCATTGTTGAAGGCCGACACGGCATGGAACAGGGCTTGCCACAGCCCCGTCCGCCAGCCGGCTTCCGGCACGAAGACGAAGGCCAGAAGCCCCGTCCCGACCAGTTCGCAGACGAGCACGGTACGGAAGATCGCCTTGACGAGGCGCAGAAGGTCGCCGACGGAGGTCTGGTTGAGGTCCTCGCGCAGGATGATCCTGTGCGGCAGGCCGACGGGCAGGCCGAGCAGCGACAGGACGAGGACGGCGAAGGTCATGAGCCCCAGCCCGCCGAGCTGAATGAGCGCGAGCACGATCGCCTGGCCGAAGCCGGTGAACCCGCCCCCCGTATCGACCACCGACAGCCCCGTGACCGTCACCGCCGATGTCGCGGTGAACAGCGCGTCCGACCAGCCGATGGGCTGCGTGGTGGCGCCCGGCAGCATGAGGAGCGCCGTGCCGGCCGCGATCAGCACGCCATAGAGCACCGCCAGGAACGCCGGCGGCGGAATGCGGATGCTGCGATGGATGGCGGAGGAGACGAGACGGGGAAGCATGCCGGCCGGCCCGCTCACAGGCTGTCGCCGAAGTCTCTGAGGTTCTGGCGCTGCCCGAGCAGCAGGAGCCGGTCGTCGGTGTGCAGAGCTTCCGTGTCCGTGTCGCAGGCGACATAGTCGGTACCGCGCATGAGGCCGAGACACCGGACTTCGAAGCCCTCCTGGAGCCTGAGATCGCCGATGGGCTTCCCGTCGAGCGCCTCGGGGATCTGGAAATTCACCACGTGGTATCCGTTGCCGAGGCTGACATAGTCGCGCACGAGCGGATTGTGGAGCATCTGGGCGATGTGCTGGCCGATCTGCTGCTCGGGCTGGATCACACGGTCCGCCCCCAGTTTCAGCAGGATGCGGTAATGGGTCCGGCTCGTCGCCTTGACCCAGACCGTCTTCACCCCCAGCACCTTCACGTTCATCGTGCACAGAACGTTGGATTCGAGGTCCTCGCCGATGGCCACCACGGCGGTCTCGTAGTCGCCGACGCCGGCCTCGCGCAGCGCGTCCTCGTCGCGCCCGTCGGCGATGATCGCCTCCGCCAGCTTGTCGGCCACGCCGGCAACGTTCTTCTCCTCGATATCGATGCCGAGCACAGGGTTCCCGAAGCGGGCGAGATCGGTTGCCACCGTGCTGCCGAAGGTGCCGAGGCCGATGACGGCGAAGCTTCCATTGTTCCTCTGGGCCATGGGCGCGACAGACCTCCTTGGGTACGGGCGGGACGGCGCGGGATGCGATCGAAGGCGGCATCCCGCGGGGGCACTGGTCTCGGGGTCTAGGGAAGCGCGCCTCGCCCGCGCGGTCAACGGGGTCGCCGGACGGTGCACGGCGCTTGCCCGGCGAGCGCCCTCACTCCTCGCGCATGGCGCGCGCGATCTGGTCGGCGAGCGGCTTCATGAGATAGGAGAGCGCGGTGCGCTCGCCGGTCTGAACGAAGGTCTCGACCGGCATGCCGGGAACGAGTCGCTGGCCGCCGAGGCGGGCGCGCTCGGCGGGCGGAATCGCGATACGCGCGACATACCAGCTCTCCCCCGTCTTCTCGTTGCGGCTGACATCGGCGGCCACCGTGCGCACCCGCCCCGCGATCTCCGGCGTCGTGCGCTGGTTGAAGGCGGAGAAGCGCAGGGCGGCCTCCTGGCCCGCATGGATCTGGTCGATATCGGCGGGCGCGATTCGCGCCTCCACGACCAGCGCGTCGTGATCGGGCACGATCAGCATGATCGTCTCGCCCGGCGCGATGACACCGCCCACCGTGTGCACCGCCAGCTCGTGGACGATGCCGTCCTGCGGTGCGCGGATGTCGATGCGGGTGAGCTTGTCGAGCGCGGCGATCCGTTCCTCCGCGAGCTCGGCGAGCTTGCCGTCGACATCGCGCAGCTCGGTCAGCACCTCTGTGCGCAGGTCCTGGTCGAGCTGGAGGATCTGCAGTTCGGTCTCCGTGATCCGTGCCGCCGCGCGCGCCATGTCGGAGACGAGCTGGCCGCGTTCGCCGGCAAGCTGCGCCTTGAGGCGGGCGAGCTCCGCAAGCCGCGGGAACGGGACCAGCCCCTGCTCGTGGAGCCGGGTGACGCCGTCGAGCTCCTGTTCGATGAGGTCCAGCTCGTCGTCCTTGGCATCGCGGCGCGCGACGAGCCCTTCCGTCTCCTGCCGGATCTGGCCGATGCGTTCGCGAAGCTGCTGCTTCTGGCCGAGAAGCGTGCTCCGGCGCGAGGCGAAGAGCGCCTTCTCGGCCGCCACGAGCTCGGCGATCTCCGGATCGGCGAGGCGGTCGGCCAGGGCCTCGGGCACCGACAGCCCGTCGGCCCCGTCGCGCTCCGCGGCAAGACGCATGCGCCGAGCGGAAAGCTGGTCGATCTGCTTTTCGACAACGGCGAGATTGGCACGCGTCAGCGTATCGTCGAGGCGGATCAGGAGCTCGTTCGCCTTCACCCTGTCGCCGTCGCGCACGCGGATCTCGCCGACAATGCCGCCGTCGCGATGTTGGACGCGCTTCACATTGCCCTCCACCACCACGGTGCCGGGCCCCATCACCGCGCCGGAGAGCTTGGCCGTGGCCGCCCAGCCGCCAACGCCGGCGACCATGAGCACGACGATACCGAAGCCGACGGCGATGTTCACACGCAGCGACCGGCGCGCGGCCCGGTCCGGCGCGGCGTCCTCCTCAGCCCTGCGAGACAACGGCGAGCCCTCCCGGTTCGGGGTTGCGCTGAACGGTGGCGTTGCGCAGCACCTCGTCCTTCGGTCCGAAGGCCTGCTGGCGGCCATTGCCGATCATCACGACCTTGTCGAGCGCCTTGAGCGCACTCGGCCGGTGGGCGACCACCACCACGATGGAGCCGGCCTCGCGCATGGCCGAGATGGCCGCGGTGAGCGCGGTCTCGCCATCGGCGTCGAGATTGGAGTTCGGCTCGTCGAGCACGACGAGGAAGGGCTGCCCGTAGAGCGCCCGGGCGAGGCCGACGCGCTGGCGCTGGCCGGCCGACAACACCGCGCCGCCCTCGCCGATGCGGGTGTCGTAGCCGTCGGGCAGCGCGAGGATCATGTCGTGGACGCCGGCGAGCCGGGCCGCGGCAAGGATCGCCTCGGAGGAGGCTTCGGGGTCGAACCGGGCGATATTCTCCGCCACCGTGCCGTCGAACAGCTCCACCGATTGCGGCAGATAACCTATGAAGCGCCCGAAGACGTCGCGGGGCCACTGGTCCGGCGTCGCCCCGTCGAGCCGGATCTCGCCCTGGGCCGCCGGCCAGACCCCGACGAGCGCGCGCGCCAGTGTCGACTTGCCGCTGGCGCTGGGTCCGATGACGCCGAGGCCGTCGCCCGCCTCGAGCGCGAAGCGCACGCCCTGGAGCGTCGGCACGCGCAGGCCGGGCGGCACGACGCCGAGGCCCGAGACGTCCAGCCGGTGCTGCGGCGCGGGCAGCGCGGTCGCCGCCTGCGGGGCGTCCGGCCGGTCGACAAGCAGGCGCAGG from the Kaustia mangrovi genome contains:
- a CDS encoding HlyD family type I secretion periplasmic adaptor subunit — translated: MSRRAEEDAAPDRAARRSLRVNIAVGFGIVVLMVAGVGGWAATAKLSGAVMGPGTVVVEGNVKRVQHRDGGIVGEIRVRDGDRVKANELLIRLDDTLTRANLAVVEKQIDQLSARRMRLAAERDGADGLSVPEALADRLADPEIAELVAAEKALFASRRSTLLGQKQQLRERIGQIRQETEGLVARRDAKDDELDLIEQELDGVTRLHEQGLVPFPRLAELARLKAQLAGERGQLVSDMARAAARITETELQILQLDQDLRTEVLTELRDVDGKLAELAEERIAALDKLTRIDIRAPQDGIVHELAVHTVGGVIAPGETIMLIVPDHDALVVEARIAPADIDQIHAGQEAALRFSAFNQRTTPEIAGRVRTVAADVSRNEKTGESWYVARIAIPPAERARLGGQRLVPGMPVETFVQTGERTALSYLMKPLADQIARAMREE